In one window of Thermus aquaticus DNA:
- the hpaI gene encoding 2,4-dihydroxyhept-2-ene-1,7-dioic acid aldolase produces MFRGSIPPLITPFRRGRIDEEALRRLVERVIQGGSHGVSVGGTTGEPGTQTLEERKRVIRLAVEAAAGRVPVLAGTGSLRLEETLELTRYAREVGAAGAMVIVPYYVKPNQEGLYRYFAEVARAVPDFPLVLYNIPGRSGVEIAPKTVARLRRDFPNIIGLKHSSKDLEYVSHLLQEAGRDFLVFCGLESLTLPMMSLGAVGTIAATANWLPKEVALLCERALAGDYGGARELHYYLLEANEAIFWDTNPIPLKTVLSWMGLCEKEWRLPLAPTTPEVEERLRRMAERYGLLGGEA; encoded by the coding sequence ATGTTCCGCGGGTCCATACCACCCCTCATCACCCCTTTTCGGCGGGGCCGGATTGACGAGGAGGCCCTGAGGCGGCTTGTGGAGCGGGTCATCCAGGGGGGCTCCCACGGCGTTAGCGTGGGGGGCACCACCGGGGAGCCCGGCACCCAGACCCTCGAGGAGAGGAAGCGGGTCATAAGGCTGGCCGTGGAGGCGGCGGCGGGCCGGGTCCCGGTCCTGGCGGGCACGGGCTCCCTGCGCCTGGAGGAGACCCTGGAGCTCACCCGCTACGCCCGGGAGGTGGGGGCGGCGGGGGCCATGGTCATCGTCCCCTACTACGTCAAGCCCAACCAGGAGGGGCTTTACCGCTACTTCGCCGAGGTGGCCCGGGCCGTCCCCGACTTTCCCCTCGTCCTCTACAACATCCCGGGCCGCTCCGGGGTGGAGATCGCCCCCAAGACCGTGGCCCGCCTCAGGCGGGACTTCCCCAACATCATCGGCCTCAAGCACTCCTCCAAGGACCTGGAGTATGTCTCCCACCTTTTGCAGGAGGCGGGGCGGGACTTCCTGGTCTTCTGCGGCCTGGAAAGCCTCACCCTGCCCATGATGAGCCTGGGGGCGGTGGGCACCATCGCCGCCACCGCCAACTGGCTTCCCAAGGAGGTGGCCCTCCTCTGCGAAAGGGCCCTCGCCGGGGACTACGGGGGGGCCAGGGAGTTGCACTACTACCTCCTCGAGGCCAACGAGGCCATCTTCTGGGACACCAACCCCATCCCCTTGAAGACCGTCCTCTCCTGGATGGGGCTTTGCGAGAAGGAGTGGCGCCTGCCCCTCGCCCCCACCACCCCCGAGGTGGAGGAGAGGCTTAGGCGGATGGCGGAGCGCTACGGCCTTTTGGGGGGTGAGGCGTGA
- a CDS encoding PucR family transcriptional regulator, with protein sequence MNAANFGENPLSFSALMEDLGLTPLVPSERPVLYLLPEPRPLMAQEGALLLFRPEGSLYRHRTASGFLLPEPDAELQAFAEREGMGLALYPPWLKREELERAIALRLFALGPGLALAGLLDLLLKLPERPLLEVLHQATGLSLARVAPWGEVLGFAGPVPPEHPRAPGEGRGFVALEAGEGVLVAYGEEAPLRRARGLLEVAARLLKVRALERSLERMREESLGEALLLALVLGEAEPERLFAYGFTEGVEWVLGLLEPPSVPGRHRLAEERRREATLELRRLAGAYLDRLGVPYLLGVRGNRVLAMWQVHSPKKEAESLLKALPPGSRLGYSAVHAGGEVAEAYREALIALKAARPGEALSFTGLDPVAFVLLQQSPEDLKALVERYLPLPPKLLKTLEAYLEAGSLEEAARRLHIHPNTLRYRLKRMEKVLGPLSRPETLARVHLALRARDLLVG encoded by the coding sequence ATGAATGCCGCCAACTTTGGGGAAAACCCCCTAAGCTTCTCCGCCCTCATGGAGGACCTGGGCCTCACCCCTTTGGTCCCCTCGGAAAGGCCCGTCCTCTACCTCCTCCCCGAGCCCCGTCCCCTCATGGCCCAGGAAGGGGCCCTCCTCCTCTTCCGCCCGGAGGGAAGCCTTTACCGCCACCGCACCGCCTCGGGCTTCCTCCTGCCCGAGCCTGACGCGGAGCTCCAGGCCTTCGCCGAGCGGGAGGGGATGGGCCTCGCCCTCTACCCCCCCTGGCTAAAGCGGGAGGAGCTGGAAAGGGCTATCGCCCTGAGGCTTTTCGCCCTGGGGCCGGGCCTGGCCCTGGCGGGGCTTCTGGACCTTCTCCTGAAGCTTCCCGAAAGGCCCCTTTTAGAGGTCCTCCACCAGGCCACGGGCCTCTCCCTGGCCCGGGTGGCCCCCTGGGGGGAGGTCCTGGGCTTCGCCGGCCCCGTGCCCCCGGAGCACCCAAGAGCCCCCGGGGAGGGCCGGGGCTTTGTGGCCCTGGAGGCCGGGGAAGGGGTTCTGGTGGCCTACGGGGAGGAGGCCCCCCTCAGGCGGGCCCGGGGGCTATTGGAGGTGGCCGCCCGGCTCCTCAAGGTGCGGGCCCTGGAGCGGAGCCTGGAGAGGATGCGAGAGGAGTCCCTAGGGGAGGCCCTCCTTTTGGCCCTGGTCCTGGGGGAGGCCGAGCCCGAGCGGCTTTTCGCCTACGGCTTCACCGAGGGGGTGGAGTGGGTCCTGGGGCTCCTGGAGCCCCCCTCGGTCCCGGGGCGGCACCGGCTGGCGGAGGAAAGGCGGCGGGAGGCCACCCTGGAGCTCCGCCGCCTCGCCGGGGCCTATTTGGACCGCCTGGGGGTGCCCTACCTTCTCGGGGTGCGGGGGAACCGGGTCCTGGCCATGTGGCAGGTCCACAGCCCCAAGAAGGAGGCGGAAAGCCTCCTCAAGGCCCTTCCCCCGGGAAGCCGCCTGGGCTACTCGGCGGTCCACGCCGGGGGGGAGGTGGCCGAGGCCTACCGGGAGGCCCTGATCGCCCTCAAAGCCGCCAGGCCCGGCGAGGCCCTCTCCTTCACCGGGCTGGACCCGGTGGCCTTCGTCCTCCTGCAACAGTCCCCCGAGGACCTGAAGGCGCTGGTGGAGCGCTATCTGCCCCTGCCCCCCAAGCTCCTGAAGACCCTCGAGGCCTACCTGGAGGCGGGAAGCCTGGAGGAGGCGGCGAGGAGGCTCCACATCCACCCCAACACCCTCCGCTACCGCCTGAAGCGCATGGAGAAGGTCCTTGGCCCCCTCTCCCGCCCCGAGACCCTGGCCCGGGTCCACCTGGCCCTGCGGGCAAGGGACCTCCTGGTGGGCTAA
- a CDS encoding fumarylacetoacetate hydrolase family protein, with translation MKLARFFHKGRVHQGVYRDGLLLDEAGEAHDPEAVAWLLPFTPGKVLGVALNYADHAEELNLARPEEPALFWKPNNTLLPHKGTVLYPRGAEFVHYEVELAVVVGRPMKRVKEKDALDYVLGYTIANDLVARDFVKDTFRPPIRAKGRDTFLPLGPFLVVEEVEDPQNLWLRAYVNGELRQEGHTSRMLYSVAELLAFISEFMTLEPYDVLLTGTPKGVSRVRPGDVMRLEVEGLGALENPIEEEA, from the coding sequence GTGAAGCTAGCCCGCTTTTTCCACAAGGGCCGGGTGCACCAGGGGGTCTATCGCGATGGCCTCCTCCTGGACGAGGCCGGGGAGGCCCACGACCCCGAGGCCGTCGCCTGGCTTCTCCCCTTCACCCCGGGCAAGGTCTTGGGCGTAGCCCTCAACTACGCCGACCACGCCGAGGAGCTAAACCTGGCCCGTCCCGAGGAGCCCGCCCTCTTCTGGAAGCCCAACAACACCCTCCTGCCCCACAAGGGCACCGTCCTCTACCCCAGGGGGGCGGAGTTCGTCCACTACGAGGTGGAGCTGGCCGTGGTGGTGGGCCGGCCCATGAAGCGGGTGAAGGAAAAGGACGCCCTGGACTACGTCCTGGGCTACACCATCGCCAACGACCTGGTAGCCCGGGACTTCGTGAAGGACACCTTCCGCCCCCCCATCCGGGCCAAGGGCCGGGACACCTTTTTGCCCCTCGGGCCCTTTCTGGTGGTGGAGGAGGTGGAGGACCCCCAGAACCTCTGGCTCAGGGCCTACGTGAACGGGGAGCTCCGCCAGGAGGGGCACACCTCGAGGATGCTCTATTCGGTCGCCGAGCTCCTGGCCTTCATCTCCGAGTTCATGACCTTAGAGCCCTACGATGTCCTCCTCACCGGCACCCCCAAAGGGGTGAGCCGGGTGCGGCCGGGGGACGTGATGCGCCTGGAGGTTGAGGGCCTTGGGGCCCTGGAAAACCCCATAGAGGAGGAGGCATGA
- a CDS encoding DUF3209 family protein: MACHELSALRIAIGELLEKEAHDLLHEREELAPVLGERPELRRLAEAKTFPALEGALKEALLHLEEKAAKEPEEPYWRGLLLTVEAMEGRLKALRAEAEALYQDLDALHRRLHRLFPRRR; encoded by the coding sequence ATGGCATGCCACGAGCTTTCGGCCCTGAGGATCGCGATCGGCGAGCTTTTGGAGAAGGAGGCCCACGACCTCCTCCACGAGCGGGAGGAACTCGCCCCCGTGCTCGGGGAAAGGCCCGAGCTTAGGCGCCTCGCCGAGGCCAAAACCTTCCCCGCCCTGGAAGGGGCCTTAAAGGAAGCCCTTCTTCACCTGGAGGAAAAGGCCGCCAAGGAGCCCGAAGAGCCCTACTGGCGTGGGCTTCTCCTCACGGTGGAGGCCATGGAGGGGCGCCTTAAGGCCCTAAGGGCGGAGGCCGAGGCCCTCTACCAGGACCTGGACGCCCTCCACCGGAGGCTCCACCGTCTCTTCCCGAGGAGGCGATGA
- the hpaE gene encoding 5-carboxymethyl-2-hydroxymuconate semialdehyde dehydrogenase — translation MRYADRVAGIPWERIEEIRKRLGERPALHFIAGEFIPSESGETFPSLDPATNEVLGVAARGGEKEVDRAARAAHEAFARWSRTPARERKRYLLRIAELIEKHADELAVMECLDAGQALRIVRAQVARAAENFAFYAEYAEHAMEDRTYPVDRDWLYYALRVPSGPVGVITPWNAPLMLSTWRIAPALAFGDTVVLKPAEWSPFTATKLAEIVQEADLPPGVFNLVQGFGEEAGAALVAHPLVPLITLTGETETGKIVMKNAAQHLKRLSLELGGKSPALVFADADLERALDAVVFQIYSFNGERCTASSRLLVEEGIFEDFVGRVAERAARIRVGHPLDPETEVGPLIHPEHLRRVLGYIEAGKAEGARLLVGGERALTSYRGEDLSRGNYLKPTLFVGENGMKIAQEEIFGPVLVAIPFKDEEDGLKKANDTKYGLAAYVFTRDLERAHRLALELQAGMVYLNSHNVRHLPTPFGGVKASGDRREGGFYALDFYTDLKSVGLPLRPPHVPKFGQGG, via the coding sequence ATGAGGTACGCCGACCGGGTAGCGGGAATCCCCTGGGAGCGGATTGAGGAGATCCGAAAGCGGCTTGGGGAAAGGCCCGCCCTGCACTTCATCGCCGGGGAGTTCATCCCTTCGGAGAGCGGGGAGACCTTCCCCTCCCTGGACCCCGCCACCAACGAGGTCCTGGGGGTGGCGGCGCGGGGTGGGGAAAAGGAGGTGGACCGGGCGGCCCGGGCGGCCCACGAGGCCTTCGCCCGCTGGAGCCGCACCCCGGCCAGGGAGAGGAAGCGCTACCTCCTGAGGATCGCCGAGCTCATAGAGAAGCACGCCGACGAGCTCGCGGTCATGGAGTGCCTGGATGCCGGCCAGGCGCTCCGGATCGTCCGGGCCCAGGTGGCCCGGGCGGCGGAGAACTTCGCCTTCTACGCCGAGTACGCCGAGCACGCCATGGAGGACCGCACCTACCCCGTGGACCGGGACTGGCTCTACTACGCCCTCCGGGTCCCCTCGGGCCCCGTGGGCGTCATCACCCCCTGGAACGCCCCCCTGATGCTCTCCACCTGGCGCATCGCCCCCGCCCTGGCCTTCGGGGACACCGTGGTCCTGAAGCCCGCCGAGTGGAGCCCCTTCACCGCCACCAAGCTGGCCGAGATCGTCCAGGAGGCCGACCTCCCCCCGGGGGTCTTCAACCTGGTCCAGGGCTTCGGCGAGGAGGCGGGAGCGGCGCTGGTGGCCCACCCCCTGGTGCCCCTCATCACCCTCACCGGGGAGACGGAGACGGGGAAGATCGTCATGAAAAACGCCGCCCAGCACCTCAAACGGCTCTCCCTGGAACTGGGAGGCAAAAGCCCGGCCCTGGTCTTCGCCGACGCCGACCTGGAGAGGGCCCTGGACGCCGTGGTCTTCCAGATCTATTCCTTCAACGGGGAGCGGTGCACGGCGAGCTCCAGGCTCCTGGTGGAGGAGGGCATCTTTGAGGACTTCGTGGGCCGGGTGGCCGAGAGGGCGGCCAGGATCCGGGTGGGCCACCCCCTGGACCCGGAGACCGAGGTGGGGCCCCTCATCCACCCCGAGCACCTGAGGCGGGTCCTTGGCTACATAGAGGCGGGCAAGGCGGAGGGGGCGAGGCTCCTTGTGGGCGGGGAGCGGGCCCTCACCTCCTATAGGGGCGAGGACCTCTCCCGGGGGAACTACCTGAAGCCCACCCTCTTCGTGGGGGAGAACGGGATGAAAATCGCCCAGGAGGAGATCTTCGGCCCCGTCTTGGTGGCCATCCCCTTCAAGGACGAGGAGGACGGGCTCAAGAAGGCCAACGACACCAAGTACGGCCTCGCCGCCTATGTCTTCACCCGGGACCTGGAGCGGGCCCACCGCCTGGCCCTGGAGCTTCAGGCGGGCATGGTCTACCTCAACAGCCACAACGTGCGCCACCTGCCCACGCCCTTCGGCGGGGTGAAGGCGAGCGGCGACCGGCGGGAAGGGGGCTTCTACGCCCTGGACTTCTACACGGACCTCAAGAGCGTGGGCCTTCCCCTAAGGCCCCCCCACGTGCCCAAGTTCGGCCAAGGAGGCTAG
- the cobA gene encoding uroporphyrinogen-III C-methyltransferase, which produces MRGKVYLVGAGFGGPEHLTLKALRVLEVAEVVLHDRLVHPGVLALAKGELVPVGKEGYGEKTPQEAITERLVALAREGRVVARLKGGDPMVFGRGGEEVLALKRAGIALEVVPGVTSPVGALSALGLPLTHRGLARSFAVATGHDPTLPLPHADTLVLLMPLHALGGLKERLLERFSPKTPLALLARVGWPGETVRLGQVGDLPGLGEGVPSPALLVVGEVVGLYGEILGNSGP; this is translated from the coding sequence ATGAGGGGAAAGGTCTACCTGGTGGGGGCGGGGTTCGGGGGGCCGGAGCACCTCACCCTGAAGGCCCTGAGGGTTTTAGAGGTGGCCGAGGTGGTCCTCCACGACCGCCTGGTCCACCCTGGGGTCCTCGCCCTGGCCAAAGGGGAGCTCGTCCCCGTGGGCAAGGAGGGGTACGGGGAGAAGACCCCCCAGGAGGCCATCACGGAAAGGCTCGTTGCCCTGGCCCGGGAGGGGCGGGTGGTGGCTCGGCTTAAGGGAGGGGACCCCATGGTCTTCGGGCGCGGGGGAGAGGAGGTCCTGGCCCTGAAGCGGGCGGGCATCGCCCTTGAGGTGGTCCCCGGGGTGACGAGCCCCGTGGGGGCCCTTTCTGCTCTGGGCCTGCCCCTCACCCACCGGGGCCTTGCCCGGAGCTTCGCCGTGGCCACAGGGCACGACCCCACCCTCCCCCTTCCCCATGCGGACACCCTGGTCCTCCTCATGCCCCTCCATGCCCTGGGGGGGCTTAAGGAGCGGCTTCTGGAGCGCTTTTCCCCTAAAACCCCCCTTGCCCTCCTCGCCCGGGTGGGCTGGCCGGGGGAGACGGTGCGGCTGGGACAGGTGGGGGACCTTCCGGGCCTAGGGGAGGGGGTTCCCTCCCCAGCCCTACTGGTGGTGGGGGAGGTGGTGGGGCTTTACGGCGAAATCCTGGGAAACAGCGGCCCTTAG